A stretch of the Nicotiana tabacum cultivar K326 chromosome 6, ASM71507v2, whole genome shotgun sequence genome encodes the following:
- the LOC142182015 gene encoding uncharacterized protein LOC142182015, producing the protein MTNTDDHTEFIITMVYAKYDAREIIELWDTLYSLDTNMVLPWLVGGDFNMIWDEEEKFGGLPVHINEIDDFRHCITTCNLFDLGFKGSIFTWWNGRAEEDCIIKRLDRCLGNMELQQLWLGLEINHLSKIGSDQNPMHLTYNPSTVKEHWQEDFHASPFILFNHKMKKLKKDLST; encoded by the exons ATGACCAACACTGATGACCACACAGAGTTCATTATTACCATGGTCTATGCTAAATATGATGCAAGAGAAATAATTGAGTTGTGGGACACTTTGTATTCCTTGGATACTAATATGGTTTTACCCTGGCTTGTGGGTGGAGATTTTAATATGATATGGGATGAAGAAGAGAAATTTGGGGGCCTCCCAGTTCATATAAATGAGATTGATGATTTTAGACATTGTATAACCACATGCAACCTTTTTGATCTTGGCTTCAAAGGAAgcatatttacatggtggaatgggagagcTGAGGAAGATTGCATAATCAAAAGGCTAGACAGATGTTTAGGCAACATGGAGCTTCAACAACTTTGGCTAGGCTTGGAGATAAATCACCTATCTAAGATTGGCTCAGACCAAAACCCAATGCATCTCACATATAATCCTAGTACTG TTAAGGAGCATTGGCAGGAAGACTTCCATGCAAGTCCTTTCATACTTTTTAATCACAAGATgaagaaactgaagaaagatCTTTCTACATAG